Proteins from a single region of Natrinema salifodinae:
- a CDS encoding GNAT family N-acetyltransferase codes for MEIREPEPDEAARIQEVVDSSMTTSFRLSPGQIDAITDEQLGEETVTEKIDDDETLLLVAETGEDIEGDAVAGFVEGRLAGDWGEVAWLFVDPEHRGHGIGTELYEAGTEALRDQGAEHVCVTVLEANTEGHQFVERFGFEHDGDRRVEIAEESFVKYVYTEPDVDADLPNESTAEDADEDEFPETETTDGQLTATTDDGETVYIARDEEESGTAASFYTAYEDEDHADQFGFYCANCGSLDTSLGNMDRIECGDCGNSHASRSGESYDDSYL; via the coding sequence ATGGAGATCCGGGAACCGGAACCCGACGAGGCCGCGCGGATCCAGGAGGTCGTCGACAGTTCGATGACGACTTCGTTCAGGCTCAGTCCGGGCCAGATCGACGCGATCACGGACGAACAGTTGGGCGAGGAGACCGTCACCGAGAAGATCGACGACGACGAGACGCTCCTGCTCGTCGCCGAGACGGGCGAAGACATCGAGGGCGACGCCGTCGCCGGGTTCGTCGAGGGCCGACTCGCGGGTGACTGGGGCGAGGTCGCCTGGCTGTTCGTCGATCCGGAACACCGGGGTCACGGCATCGGAACGGAACTGTACGAGGCCGGGACCGAGGCCCTCCGCGATCAGGGGGCCGAGCACGTCTGCGTCACCGTCCTCGAAGCCAACACCGAGGGCCACCAGTTCGTCGAGCGGTTCGGCTTCGAGCACGACGGCGATCGGCGCGTCGAGATCGCCGAGGAGTCGTTCGTGAAGTACGTCTACACGGAACCGGACGTCGACGCGGACCTCCCGAACGAGTCGACCGCGGAGGATGCCGACGAGGACGAGTTCCCCGAAACGGAGACGACGGACGGACAGCTAACGGCGACGACGGACGACGGCGAGACGGTCTACATCGCTCGCGACGAGGAGGAGTCTGGCACCGCGGCGTCGTTCTACACCGCCTACGAGGACGAGGACCATGCGGATCAGTTCGGGTTCTACTGCGCGAACTGCGGCTCGCTCGACACCTCACTGGGCAACATGGACCGGATCGAGTGCGGGGACTGCGGGAACTCCCACGCGTCCCGCTCCGGGGAATCCTACGACGACTCGTACCTCTAA
- a CDS encoding DUF2391 family protein produces MKLRRPRRPRQFRLADSAQQIVGGFLLAGPFVVTEEVWTLAGNMSDWQALGTVIVVFGIGYGALYAADATRDAEDEQDVAGVPVRFISLMIVSFGSVALLALLLDAPDTFLGDDQTTRTVAETTFRAVSVGSVFSVVGAATADSLFAKNGASNGD; encoded by the coding sequence ATGAAACTTCGGCGCCCGCGCCGGCCGCGGCAGTTTCGGCTCGCGGACTCGGCACAGCAGATCGTCGGCGGGTTCCTCCTCGCGGGCCCGTTCGTAGTCACCGAAGAAGTCTGGACGCTCGCGGGTAACATGAGCGACTGGCAAGCGCTCGGGACGGTAATCGTGGTGTTCGGCATCGGCTACGGGGCGCTGTACGCGGCGGACGCGACCCGCGATGCGGAGGACGAACAGGACGTCGCCGGCGTCCCGGTGCGCTTTATCTCGCTGATGATCGTCTCCTTCGGCTCCGTGGCGTTGCTCGCGCTGTTGTTGGACGCTCCCGATACCTTCCTCGGGGACGATCAGACGACTCGGACGGTCGCCGAGACCACGTTCAGGGCCGTGAGCGTGGGGTCGGTGTTCAGCGTCGTCGGCGCGGCGACGGCGGACAGCCTCTTCGCGAAGAACGGAGCGAGTAACGGCGATTAG
- a CDS encoding sodium:calcium antiporter translates to MRRRALGAISAAVALTLPWVAVWGAIDLLPWLTTAILPGPVYEAPAALHGLSTLATVIVTGLAVLGAAFLLAWAAETAEKDVPQAFAIAVLAVLAVAPEYAVDALYAWNAGQFAGTPRGAEAGNLAVANMTGANRILIGIGWAGVALFTIFRAGSSTDPAVERRSGFLSDVVILDREIGLEVVFLLIATLWAFLVPLNGGIDLFDMLFLVGLYVCYIAVILRGEVEPDMDHVGVPAYLQSFSKSRRIATVVLLFAFSGAMIFTAVEPFAHGLEDLGESVGIPSFFMIQWIAPLASEAPELIVVVYLVNKARSTAGFNALISSKLNQWTLLIGTLVVVHSLALGRYGVLAFDFKQSAEIWLTAAQSFFAIALLIRFEISVKEAVTLLTLFTSQVFLEFLIIRELVALPLSSTDILLAYSVIYIVLGTALFVRRRRAFARLIRRTAGTVGDAMPIGGDRPHSVDD, encoded by the coding sequence ATGAGACGACGAGCACTCGGCGCGATTTCGGCCGCGGTCGCACTGACCCTCCCCTGGGTCGCCGTCTGGGGAGCCATCGACCTCCTTCCCTGGCTCACGACGGCCATCCTCCCGGGGCCGGTGTACGAAGCGCCGGCTGCGCTCCACGGGCTGTCGACGCTCGCGACGGTGATCGTGACCGGCCTGGCCGTCCTCGGGGCCGCGTTCCTGCTGGCGTGGGCCGCCGAGACCGCGGAGAAGGACGTCCCCCAGGCGTTCGCGATCGCGGTGCTCGCCGTTCTGGCGGTCGCGCCCGAGTACGCCGTCGACGCGCTCTACGCCTGGAACGCGGGCCAGTTCGCGGGGACGCCGCGCGGGGCCGAGGCGGGGAACCTGGCCGTCGCCAACATGACCGGCGCGAACCGCATCCTCATCGGTATCGGCTGGGCCGGCGTCGCCCTCTTTACGATCTTTCGGGCGGGCTCGTCGACGGATCCGGCAGTCGAGCGCCGGTCCGGATTCCTCTCCGACGTCGTCATCCTCGACCGAGAGATCGGACTCGAGGTCGTGTTCCTGCTGATCGCGACCCTCTGGGCGTTCCTCGTGCCGCTCAACGGCGGCATCGACCTCTTCGACATGCTGTTTCTGGTCGGGCTGTACGTCTGCTACATCGCGGTGATCCTCCGCGGCGAAGTGGAACCGGACATGGATCACGTCGGCGTGCCGGCATACCTCCAGAGCTTCTCGAAGTCTCGCCGGATCGCCACCGTCGTCCTGTTGTTCGCCTTCTCCGGCGCGATGATCTTCACGGCCGTCGAGCCGTTCGCTCACGGGCTCGAAGATCTGGGCGAGAGCGTCGGCATTCCCTCCTTCTTCATGATCCAGTGGATCGCGCCGCTGGCCTCCGAGGCACCGGAACTCATCGTCGTCGTCTACCTGGTGAACAAGGCGCGCTCGACGGCGGGCTTTAACGCGCTCATCTCCTCGAAGCTCAACCAGTGGACGCTGCTGATCGGGACGCTCGTGGTCGTTCACTCGCTCGCGCTGGGACGGTACGGCGTGCTCGCGTTCGACTTCAAGCAGTCGGCCGAGATCTGGCTGACCGCCGCCCAGTCCTTTTTCGCCATCGCCCTACTGATCCGGTTCGAGATCTCCGTGAAGGAAGCCGTGACGCTGCTTACGCTGTTTACCTCGCAAGTCTTCCTGGAGTTTCTCATCATCCGGGAGCTCGTCGCATTGCCGCTCTCGAGCACCGACATCCTGCTCGCCTACAGCGTGATCTACATCGTCCTGGGAACGGCGTTGTTCGTCCGCCGCCGCCGCGCGTTCGCCCGGCTCATCCGCCGGACGGCGGGGACGGTCGGCGACGCGATGCCGATCGGCGGTGACCGACCGCACAGCGTCGACGACTGA
- a CDS encoding LEA type 2 family protein, which produces MPPGRRAATVLLVAIVLIVATAAYGVIAIDRPRVESVDSEWGTVTSERTEVETRIGVEDPFLLRVGDAAADVSYSVSLNDVEIATETENRAQFDDGTVTVSTWVDNDEIPAWWATHVDNGETTTVRIDPDITVRYAGVRLPADGVTRTGTVQTDLLAPLQENRSREYRAAGRTLFVVEETDAQWGNATPNRTPIDASATVTNPTSLPIPITEIGYTVRLNDRVVGQGVAGEQIVLPPDETRTIEANAAIDTEKLDEWWPTHVRNNETSTLSVAFTATVEYGGVEREVPLDVLSYERTFQTDLIGAGSNATDSVEDGTNDSPELAA; this is translated from the coding sequence ATGCCGCCTGGCCGCCGAGCCGCAACGGTGCTCCTCGTCGCGATCGTTCTGATCGTCGCGACCGCAGCGTACGGCGTCATCGCGATCGACCGTCCGCGGGTCGAGTCCGTCGACAGCGAGTGGGGGACCGTCACGAGCGAGCGGACGGAGGTCGAAACGCGGATCGGCGTCGAGGATCCGTTCCTCCTCCGAGTCGGCGACGCCGCGGCGGACGTCTCGTACTCGGTCTCGCTCAACGACGTCGAGATCGCGACGGAGACCGAGAATCGGGCACAGTTCGACGACGGGACCGTCACCGTATCGACGTGGGTCGACAACGACGAGATTCCGGCCTGGTGGGCGACCCACGTCGACAACGGCGAGACGACCACGGTACGGATCGATCCGGACATCACTGTCAGGTACGCGGGCGTTCGGCTTCCGGCGGACGGAGTGACGCGGACCGGAACCGTACAGACGGACCTCCTCGCGCCGTTGCAGGAGAATCGGAGTCGAGAGTACCGGGCGGCCGGCCGGACGCTGTTCGTCGTCGAGGAAACGGACGCACAATGGGGTAACGCCACGCCGAATCGAACGCCGATCGACGCGTCGGCGACGGTTACCAACCCGACGTCGCTTCCGATCCCGATCACCGAAATCGGCTACACGGTTCGGCTGAACGACCGCGTCGTCGGTCAGGGCGTCGCCGGGGAGCAGATCGTGCTCCCGCCCGACGAGACCCGAACGATCGAAGCCAATGCGGCGATCGATACCGAAAAACTCGACGAGTGGTGGCCCACACACGTCCGAAACAACGAGACGTCGACGCTGTCGGTTGCGTTCACGGCGACCGTCGAATACGGCGGGGTCGAGCGAGAAGTGCCGCTGGACGTGCTCTCGTACGAGCGGACGTTCCAGACGGACCTGATCGGAGCGGGATCGAACGCGACCGATTCGGTCGAAGACGGAACGAACGACAGCCCGGAGCTGGCGGCCTGA
- a CDS encoding DUF5518 domain-containing protein, whose amino-acid sequence MVPDTAPTATVDSKRTASGSRRLVNALLGGGAGIILSFIPLSTLLGGAVAGYLEDGAPGDGLKVGAIAGFVMLVPFLFFGLAVASFFPFFRGGGAGGPVFAFGMMGLFVLIGSILYTVGASAVGGYLGVYVRNEL is encoded by the coding sequence ATGGTCCCCGACACTGCTCCGACCGCGACGGTCGATTCCAAGCGGACGGCATCCGGCTCTCGTCGCCTCGTCAACGCGCTGCTCGGCGGAGGCGCCGGCATCATCCTCTCGTTTATCCCGCTGTCGACGCTGCTCGGCGGTGCTGTGGCGGGCTACCTCGAGGACGGGGCACCCGGAGACGGACTAAAAGTCGGGGCGATCGCCGGGTTCGTCATGCTCGTCCCGTTCCTGTTCTTCGGCCTGGCTGTCGCGTCGTTCTTCCCGTTCTTCCGCGGCGGCGGTGCCGGCGGGCCGGTCTTCGCGTTCGGTATGATGGGCCTCTTCGTACTGATCGGTAGCATCCTCTATACCGTCGGTGCAAGCGCCGTCGGGGGATATCTCGGTGTCTACGTCAGAAACGAGCTCTGA
- a CDS encoding Na+/H+ antiporter NhaC family protein has product MSYESLPFAALSLAPPLLAIALAMYTRQVLVSLFAGVWIGALLIADWNPIAATALSLDWIVEVVRSPFDTKFLILIMFMGAGAAFIYKSGGIIALQNWIGHRVTTARDSQILTWLIGIFIFFDSYTSTIVTGNATRELSQKNNTSREMHAYVLDSTTSPVTTFGPVSNWIGYQVSMIIVGFEAARFTADEVGITAFGLFLQSIPWNIYCFLAFFMVGFISITQRFYGPMLDAEWRSRKEKKTHRDDATPLSDITTDVGEPSEKNPTLVNFFAPILTLLVVGIVSMWWLGGGHQPGVDVATAFQETDVALGLLYGSFAFMAVGMLGAVGFGTMDLEEASDTVISGFKTMMIAAAIIVLAWSIGHAAEQVGTAEYIVDVMVNSGIPGSFLPLLIFLAAMFIAFTTGTSWGTMAILTPLAIPLGYELSGLSILPVLMGVLFGGAIWGDHVSPISDTTVMSSIFAGSDHIDHVTTQAPFAMTAAGVTVLALLLYAVGITSAAVLLPLSIVLTAVAVVALNKLDARRKSLPEVMPTADAIDNGEIDVDAVENGTATDGSRINGTYDYVASIPLIAVGVVLAYLCLVFAFVTLGF; this is encoded by the coding sequence ATGTCATACGAATCGTTGCCGTTCGCAGCGCTCTCGCTGGCACCGCCGCTGCTCGCGATCGCGCTCGCGATGTACACGCGGCAGGTGTTAGTGTCGTTGTTCGCCGGCGTCTGGATCGGCGCGCTGCTGATCGCCGACTGGAATCCGATCGCCGCGACGGCGCTGTCGTTAGACTGGATCGTCGAAGTCGTCAGGTCGCCGTTCGATACCAAGTTCCTCATCCTGATCATGTTCATGGGCGCCGGCGCCGCGTTCATCTACAAGTCGGGTGGGATCATCGCGCTCCAGAACTGGATCGGCCATCGGGTGACCACCGCCCGCGACTCGCAGATCTTGACCTGGCTCATCGGGATCTTCATCTTCTTCGACTCGTACACGAGCACCATCGTGACCGGGAACGCGACCCGGGAGCTCTCCCAGAAGAACAACACGTCCCGCGAAATGCACGCGTACGTGCTTGACTCGACGACCTCGCCGGTCACGACGTTCGGTCCCGTCTCGAACTGGATCGGCTATCAGGTGTCGATGATCATCGTCGGCTTCGAGGCCGCTCGGTTCACCGCCGACGAAGTCGGCATCACCGCGTTCGGGCTCTTCTTACAGAGCATTCCGTGGAACATCTACTGCTTCCTGGCGTTTTTCATGGTCGGGTTCATTTCGATCACGCAGCGGTTCTACGGCCCGATGCTAGACGCTGAGTGGCGCTCGCGCAAGGAGAAGAAGACCCACCGGGACGACGCGACGCCGCTCTCTGACATCACGACCGACGTCGGCGAGCCGAGTGAGAAGAATCCGACGCTGGTCAACTTCTTCGCGCCGATTCTGACGCTGCTCGTCGTCGGGATCGTCTCGATGTGGTGGCTCGGAGGCGGCCACCAGCCTGGCGTCGACGTCGCGACCGCGTTCCAGGAGACCGACGTCGCGCTCGGGCTCCTGTACGGATCGTTTGCGTTCATGGCCGTCGGGATGCTCGGTGCCGTCGGCTTCGGAACGATGGATCTCGAGGAGGCGAGCGACACCGTCATCAGCGGCTTCAAGACGATGATGATCGCGGCCGCGATCATCGTCCTCGCCTGGAGCATCGGCCACGCCGCCGAGCAGGTCGGGACCGCCGAGTACATCGTCGACGTCATGGTCAACAGCGGAATTCCCGGCTCGTTCCTGCCGCTTCTCATCTTCCTCGCGGCGATGTTCATCGCGTTCACGACGGGGACGTCCTGGGGGACCATGGCGATCCTGACGCCGCTCGCGATTCCGCTGGGCTACGAACTGTCCGGACTGTCGATCCTGCCGGTCCTCATGGGCGTTCTGTTCGGCGGGGCGATCTGGGGCGATCACGTCTCGCCGATCAGCGATACCACCGTCATGTCTTCAATCTTCGCCGGCTCGGACCACATCGACCACGTGACGACGCAGGCCCCGTTCGCAATGACCGCGGCCGGCGTGACGGTGCTGGCGCTGCTCCTGTACGCGGTCGGGATCACGTCGGCGGCGGTGTTGCTTCCGCTGTCGATCGTCCTCACTGCGGTCGCCGTCGTCGCGCTGAACAAGCTGGACGCTCGTCGCAAGAGCCTCCCGGAAGTCATGCCGACCGCCGACGCCATCGACAACGGTGAGATCGACGTCGATGCGGTCGAGAACGGGACCGCCACCGACGGGTCGCGGATCAACGGCACGTACGACTACGTCGCGTCGATTCCCCTGATCGCGGTCGGCGTCGTTCTCGCGTACCTCTGTCTCGTGTTCGCGTTCGTGACGCTCGGCTTCTGA
- a CDS encoding ArnT family glycosyltransferase, whose protein sequence is MRIPTRARTGLRTAAAMLIDSVGTLRPTDRDRTAITVLLAAGVYVYYVDLGGSTLQSYDEAIYASIARGLIRGGSWFVPRVDWAADGAVVAEMLFLQKPPGAFWLQAISMRVFGATAFGARFPSATFAIATGVLAYVFGRDLFDRRAGFVAGLVWLTTPQVFAGMNGGRNGGTDTALVFFGTLFVYLVWKGIADDRRYLAYAGFPAAGALLVKGLAAGTFPLALLALVPFDLLGRRRLLSREAAIGATVTLVLALPWPILAWLRHGDLFLEELVFKHVINRAGGSFPPFHETTFGFISYPYFRYLPSYFDPWLYFLLPAVGVVAVVAVRVRVTEGRSQPLRDTTFLLWWAASVFSFFSVTGNQAWYILPLYVPAGLLAGRLVSLVASPRSIDRSLAVGGVVTGCVLTLVFTFRLDVTSLVRYRLQDHVPGGVAFALVLVVAAIAVIAERPLDSTLRRRWRDVDVSRLRTVAFVALALLLVSTTAAPVEMGGSALDEQQEAAGTLIDHQTPPDATIFVVPESTRAGGFHSLVFYSNRSIEPVEETRAESNDRIRYLFVHQEAAADLDRERRVVATLHDEDETYYVLELGPPDGRWLE, encoded by the coding sequence GTGAGGATACCGACTCGAGCGCGGACCGGACTTCGAACCGCCGCAGCGATGCTGATCGACTCGGTCGGAACCCTCCGCCCGACCGATCGGGACCGAACCGCGATCACCGTCCTCCTCGCCGCCGGCGTGTACGTCTACTACGTCGACCTCGGCGGGTCGACGCTCCAGTCCTACGACGAAGCGATCTACGCGTCGATCGCGCGGGGGCTGATCCGCGGCGGATCATGGTTCGTCCCTCGCGTCGACTGGGCCGCCGACGGGGCCGTCGTCGCCGAGATGCTCTTCCTGCAAAAGCCCCCGGGTGCGTTCTGGCTGCAGGCGATCTCGATGCGCGTCTTCGGTGCCACCGCGTTCGGCGCCCGCTTTCCGTCGGCGACGTTCGCGATCGCGACCGGCGTGCTCGCCTACGTTTTCGGCCGGGACCTCTTCGACCGCAGGGCGGGGTTCGTGGCCGGGCTGGTCTGGCTGACGACGCCGCAGGTGTTCGCGGGGATGAACGGCGGTCGGAACGGCGGAACCGACACCGCGCTCGTGTTCTTCGGCACCCTGTTCGTCTACCTCGTCTGGAAGGGCATCGCCGACGATCGACGATACCTCGCGTACGCGGGGTTCCCGGCGGCGGGCGCACTCCTCGTCAAGGGACTGGCGGCCGGTACCTTCCCGCTGGCGCTCCTCGCGCTCGTCCCCTTCGATCTGCTCGGGCGTCGACGGCTCCTCTCGCGAGAGGCGGCGATCGGCGCGACGGTAACGCTCGTACTGGCGTTGCCGTGGCCGATCCTCGCCTGGCTCCGCCACGGTGACCTGTTCCTCGAGGAACTCGTTTTCAAGCACGTGATCAATCGGGCGGGCGGCTCGTTCCCACCGTTCCACGAGACGACGTTCGGATTCATATCCTATCCGTACTTCCGGTACCTTCCCTCGTACTTCGATCCGTGGCTGTACTTCCTGCTCCCGGCGGTCGGCGTCGTCGCCGTCGTCGCGGTTCGCGTTCGGGTTACGGAGGGGCGCTCGCAACCGCTGCGCGATACGACGTTCCTGCTGTGGTGGGCCGCGAGCGTCTTCAGCTTCTTTTCGGTCACCGGGAACCAGGCCTGGTACATCCTGCCGCTGTACGTGCCGGCGGGGCTGCTGGCCGGTCGCCTGGTCTCGCTGGTCGCGTCGCCCCGATCGATCGACCGCTCCCTCGCGGTCGGCGGCGTCGTCACGGGCTGTGTCCTCACGCTGGTCTTTACGTTTCGACTCGACGTGACCTCACTCGTCCGGTACCGACTGCAGGACCACGTTCCCGGCGGCGTCGCGTTCGCGCTCGTCCTCGTCGTCGCTGCGATCGCGGTTATCGCCGAGCGTCCGCTCGACTCGACGCTGCGGCGGCGGTGGCGCGACGTCGACGTCTCGCGGCTTCGGACCGTCGCGTTCGTAGCCCTTGCGCTCCTTCTGGTGTCTACAACCGCCGCACCGGTCGAAATGGGCGGCTCGGCGTTGGACGAGCAACAGGAAGCCGCGGGGACGCTGATCGACCACCAGACGCCCCCGGACGCGACGATCTTCGTCGTCCCCGAATCCACGCGGGCTGGTGGGTTTCACTCGCTGGTGTTCTACTCTAACCGGTCGATCGAGCCGGTCGAGGAGACGCGGGCCGAATCGAACGATCGAATCAGGTATCTGTTCGTCCACCAGGAAGCGGCAGCCGACCTCGATCGGGAGCGCCGCGTCGTCGCCACACTCCACGACGAGGACGAGACGTACTACGTACTCGAGTTGGGGCCGCCCGACGGCAGATGGTTGGAGTAA
- a CDS encoding glycerol dehydrogenase has protein sequence MIRSFKSPMEYVQGRDALSQLGDRVAPIAETALVLGDSDVLEIVGDQAEASLEGSDVDATLEEFGGESSETEIDRITAVAREVDADVIVGAGGGKALDTAKAVRENVGGAMVSMPTIASTDSPTSSLSVIYSDDGEFERYRFYESHPDLVLVDTSIIAGAPVRFFASGIGDAMATWFEADAVHRTDGENFFDEDPTYAAHSLSSLCYDLLRDHGVSSIRAVENGIVTESVEAVTEANTLLSGLGFENGGLAAAHSIHNGLTQLEETHHATHGEKVNFGTLTQLVLEGRSNAFIADVIDFSVDVGLPVTLAGLGVEDPSHDDLDRVAQATVADEETIHNAFDVSSDEVRDAMIAADELGSERLS, from the coding sequence GTGATTCGATCGTTCAAATCCCCGATGGAGTACGTGCAAGGACGCGACGCACTGAGCCAGCTCGGCGACCGAGTCGCGCCGATCGCGGAGACGGCGCTGGTGCTCGGCGATTCGGACGTCCTCGAAATCGTCGGCGACCAGGCCGAAGCGAGCCTCGAGGGGAGCGACGTCGACGCGACGCTCGAGGAGTTCGGCGGGGAATCGTCCGAGACGGAGATCGATCGGATAACGGCGGTCGCCCGGGAGGTCGATGCGGACGTGATCGTCGGTGCTGGCGGCGGGAAAGCGCTCGATACGGCGAAAGCCGTCCGAGAGAACGTGGGTGGGGCGATGGTTTCGATGCCGACGATCGCCTCGACCGATTCGCCGACATCGAGCCTTTCCGTGATCTACTCCGATGACGGCGAATTCGAGCGGTACCGGTTCTACGAATCGCATCCGGACCTGGTTCTCGTCGACACGTCGATTATCGCCGGCGCTCCCGTTCGGTTCTTTGCGTCGGGGATCGGCGACGCGATGGCGACGTGGTTCGAGGCCGACGCGGTTCACAGAACCGACGGCGAGAACTTCTTCGACGAGGACCCCACCTATGCCGCACACTCGCTCTCGAGTCTCTGCTACGACCTCTTGCGGGATCACGGCGTGTCGTCGATACGGGCCGTCGAAAACGGCATCGTCACCGAGAGCGTCGAAGCGGTCACCGAGGCGAACACCCTTCTGAGCGGACTCGGGTTCGAAAACGGCGGCCTCGCGGCCGCACACTCGATCCACAACGGGCTTACGCAACTCGAGGAGACTCACCACGCGACCCACGGCGAGAAGGTGAACTTCGGGACGCTCACGCAACTCGTCCTCGAGGGGCGAAGCAACGCCTTCATCGCGGACGTGATCGACTTCTCGGTAGACGTCGGTCTTCCCGTGACGCTCGCCGGGCTCGGCGTCGAGGACCCCTCGCACGACGATCTCGACCGGGTCGCGCAGGCGACGGTCGCCGACGAGGAGACGATTCACAACGCGTTCGACGTCAGCAGTGACGAGGTCCGCGACGCGATGATCGCGGCCGACGAACTCGGTTCCGAACGGCTGTCGTAG
- a CDS encoding chlorite dismutase family protein, translating to MSSHGAPMLEETGVFGVFAAFALDPTWRSGRAESPTKVSDEIADLLADYEDRVLVDAYVTEGLTSGTDYLLRVHARELATAQAFLRTFRRTALGAHSRRTFCFIGIVREPVYTPDAPDLEAKLEAATYDGPEPPQYAIVIPARKTADWWTLSDEDRLELMRDHVEPTLEYLDRVRRQLYHASGVDDADFITYFETDDLVSFTELFRELQSIPEYQYVRYGDPTLVGRIREPITAVERLIGHPVEET from the coding sequence ATGTCCAGTCACGGTGCACCGATGCTCGAGGAAACGGGCGTGTTCGGCGTGTTCGCCGCGTTCGCGCTCGACCCGACGTGGAGGAGCGGGCGGGCGGAATCACCGACGAAGGTTTCGGATGAGATCGCGGATCTCCTCGCCGACTACGAGGATCGAGTTCTCGTAGACGCCTACGTGACCGAGGGACTGACGAGCGGGACCGACTACCTGCTGCGGGTCCACGCTCGCGAACTGGCGACCGCGCAGGCGTTTCTGCGGACGTTTCGCCGGACGGCGCTCGGCGCGCACTCCCGGCGAACGTTTTGCTTCATCGGAATCGTCCGAGAGCCCGTGTACACGCCGGACGCGCCCGACCTCGAGGCGAAACTGGAGGCGGCGACGTACGACGGTCCAGAACCGCCGCAGTACGCGATCGTCATTCCGGCCCGGAAGACCGCCGACTGGTGGACGCTGTCGGACGAGGACCGGCTCGAACTGATGCGCGATCACGTCGAGCCGACGCTCGAGTACCTCGACCGCGTTCGGCGCCAGCTCTACCACGCCAGCGGCGTGGACGACGCGGATTTCATCACCTACTTCGAGACGGACGATCTCGTCTCGTTCACGGAGCTCTTTCGCGAACTGCAGTCGATTCCCGAGTATCAGTACGTTCGGTACGGCGACCCGACGCTGGTCGGCCGTATCCGCGAACCGATTACGGCGGTCGAACGACTGATCGGCCACCCGGTGGAGGAGACGTAA
- a CDS encoding type I restriction enzyme HsdR N-terminal domain-containing protein produces the protein MDEADLTEYIERSQSLLEDSPQMGEENTKVKIIQPLIELLGWEVYSSEVDLEYPMQIGQGSARADYALQVEGAPVVFIEAKGSDSSLSDTDRSQLASYMRQKGVDWGLLTNGKQFEVFKRRTDSDRPEEVSLGQFDLEELDENWSVIRLLSKDLVQSGEADTIAQRIEARKQAVRILQNGKEDISERVAEVLVNEVGDTLAQEIEAESKEFVDSLIESLGTDREADVRLAEPASESNEPVEVDADEGYKITLLEDGDTFHVFTDDQQADAMADAIDFLIQEFDLIDELAPLPYVPGEKNAILNSEPRHPSGEEMRLYRELSGDYYLYVALNQISKKRYVERFAGFCGLDAEFEGEWADTD, from the coding sequence ATGGACGAGGCTGATCTCACGGAGTATATCGAACGGTCCCAGTCGCTTCTCGAGGATTCTCCGCAGATGGGGGAAGAGAACACGAAAGTGAAGATCATCCAGCCTCTGATCGAACTTCTTGGATGGGAAGTCTATTCCTCTGAGGTTGATCTGGAGTATCCGATGCAGATTGGGCAGGGAAGTGCGCGGGCGGACTACGCACTTCAGGTGGAAGGTGCGCCGGTTGTGTTTATTGAGGCGAAAGGAAGCGATTCCTCGCTGAGTGACACTGATCGAAGCCAGCTTGCAAGCTATATGCGGCAAAAAGGTGTGGACTGGGGGCTTCTCACCAATGGAAAGCAGTTCGAAGTCTTCAAACGCCGGACCGATAGCGATCGACCAGAAGAGGTCTCGTTAGGTCAATTCGACCTCGAGGAGTTGGATGAGAACTGGTCGGTGATACGCCTCCTATCAAAGGACCTTGTTCAGTCGGGGGAGGCAGATACGATCGCTCAGCGGATCGAGGCACGAAAACAGGCAGTCCGTATCCTGCAGAATGGGAAGGAGGATATCTCCGAGCGCGTAGCCGAAGTTCTTGTAAACGAAGTCGGTGATACGTTGGCTCAGGAAATCGAAGCGGAGTCGAAAGAGTTCGTAGACAGTTTGATTGAATCACTTGGTACGGATCGAGAGGCTGATGTCCGTCTTGCGGAACCAGCATCGGAATCGAACGAACCCGTGGAAGTGGATGCTGACGAGGGGTACAAAATCACGCTTTTAGAGGACGGGGACACATTCCACGTCTTCACGGATGATCAGCAGGCAGATGCGATGGCCGATGCGATCGACTTCCTCATCCAGGAATTTGATTTGATTGATGAGTTAGCGCCGCTTCCGTACGTGCCTGGAGAGAAGAACGCGATTTTAAATTCAGAGCCGCGGCATCCGTCTGGGGAAGAGATGCGGTTGTATCGCGAACTCTCTGGTGATTATTATCTGTATGTGGCGCTCAACCAGATTTCCAAGAAGAGGTATGTGGAGCGATTCGCTGGTTTTTGCGGCTTAGATGCAGAGTTTGAAGGCGAATGGGCGGACACTGATTAG